A genomic segment from Micromonospora echinaurantiaca encodes:
- the pyrF gene encoding orotidine-5'-phosphate decarboxylase produces METFGARLHRAVTERGPLCVGIDPHPGLLARWGLPDDVTGLDRFARTVVEALGDRVAVIKPQSAFFERFGARGVEILESTIRQLRDSGSLVLLDVKRGDIGSTVAAYAAAYLDPSSPLYVDAVTASPYLGVGSLAPMFELAAAHGGGVFVLALTSNPEGAAVQRARAADGRTVAQTVIDEISQLNAGAEPLGSFGLVVGATIGDTGHDLSAVNGPLLSPGLGAQGATPADLRLVFGSSLPTVLPSYSREVLGAGPDVDALRAAADRALADCRAALAAR; encoded by the coding sequence GTGGAGACTTTCGGCGCCCGCCTGCACCGGGCCGTGACCGAACGGGGCCCGCTCTGCGTGGGCATCGACCCGCACCCGGGGCTGCTGGCCCGCTGGGGGCTGCCCGACGACGTCACCGGGCTCGACCGGTTCGCCCGGACCGTCGTGGAAGCGCTCGGTGACCGGGTTGCGGTGATCAAGCCCCAGTCGGCCTTCTTCGAGCGGTTCGGCGCGCGCGGGGTCGAAATTCTTGAGTCAACTATCCGACAGTTACGGGATTCCGGCTCGCTCGTTCTGCTTGACGTCAAGCGCGGGGACATCGGCTCGACGGTCGCCGCGTACGCCGCCGCGTACCTCGACCCATCCAGCCCCTTGTATGTCGACGCGGTCACCGCCAGCCCGTATCTCGGCGTCGGTTCGCTCGCTCCGATGTTCGAGCTGGCCGCCGCGCACGGCGGTGGAGTCTTCGTGCTGGCGCTCACCTCCAACCCCGAGGGGGCCGCCGTGCAGCGCGCCCGCGCGGCCGACGGGCGGACCGTGGCGCAGACCGTGATCGACGAGATTTCCCAGCTCAACGCGGGTGCGGAGCCGCTCGGCAGCTTCGGTCTGGTGGTCGGGGCGACCATCGGCGACACCGGTCACGACCTGTCCGCGGTGAACGGTCCGCTGCTCTCGCCGGGCCTCGGCGCGCAGGGCGCCACCCCGGCCGACCTGCGCCTGGTCTTCGGCTCCAGCCTGCCCACGGTGCTGCCCTCGTACTCCCGGGAGGTGCTGGGCGCGGGCCCCGACGTCGACGCGCTGCGGGCCGCCGCGGACCGGGCGCTGGCCGACTGCCGGGCCGCCCTGGCTGCCCGTTGA
- the carA gene encoding glutamine-hydrolyzing carbamoyl-phosphate synthase small subunit, with protein sequence MTRRRSAILVLEDGRTFHGEAYGSVGETFGEAVFNTGMTGYQETLTDPSYHRQVVVQTAPHIGNTGVNGEDDESDRIWVAGYVVRDPARIGSNWRATGGLEDRLATEGVVGISGLDTRALTRHLRERGAMRVGVSSVETDPRALLARVRQSPPMVGADLSAEVTTAKPYVVAAEGEQRYTVAALDLGIKRNVPRRLAARGVTTHVLPAGSTIDDLLATGADAVFFSPGPGDPATADGPVALAREVLRREIPLFGICFGSQILGRALGFGTYKLGYGHRGINQPVLDRATGKVEVTSHNHGFAVEVPGARQGAVVPDQVIETEFGGVQVSHVCLNDNVVEGLRAKDVPAFTVQYHPEAAAGPHDADYLFDRFAELIEGRTDA encoded by the coding sequence GTGACCCGCAGACGATCGGCGATCCTCGTTCTCGAGGACGGACGGACCTTCCACGGCGAGGCGTACGGCAGCGTCGGGGAGACCTTCGGCGAGGCGGTCTTCAACACCGGCATGACCGGCTACCAGGAGACCCTGACCGACCCGTCCTACCACCGGCAGGTGGTGGTGCAGACCGCCCCGCACATCGGCAACACCGGCGTCAACGGCGAGGACGACGAGTCCGACCGGATCTGGGTGGCCGGCTACGTGGTGCGTGACCCGGCCCGGATCGGCTCCAACTGGCGGGCCACCGGCGGGCTGGAGGACCGGCTCGCCACCGAGGGCGTGGTCGGCATCAGCGGGCTGGACACCCGGGCGCTGACCCGGCACCTGCGCGAGCGCGGCGCGATGCGGGTCGGCGTCTCCAGCGTGGAGACCGACCCGCGGGCGCTGCTGGCCCGGGTGCGGCAGTCGCCGCCGATGGTCGGCGCGGACCTCTCCGCCGAGGTGACCACCGCCAAGCCGTACGTGGTCGCGGCCGAGGGCGAGCAGCGGTACACGGTGGCCGCGCTGGACCTGGGTATCAAGCGCAACGTGCCGCGCCGGCTGGCCGCGCGCGGGGTCACCACGCACGTGCTGCCCGCCGGCTCCACCATCGACGACCTGCTGGCCACCGGCGCCGACGCGGTCTTCTTCTCGCCCGGCCCGGGCGACCCGGCCACCGCCGACGGCCCGGTCGCGCTGGCCCGGGAGGTGCTGCGCCGCGAGATCCCGCTGTTCGGCATCTGCTTCGGCAGCCAGATCCTCGGCCGGGCGCTGGGCTTCGGCACCTACAAGCTCGGCTACGGCCACCGGGGGATCAACCAGCCGGTGCTCGACCGGGCCACCGGCAAGGTCGAGGTGACCAGCCACAACCACGGCTTCGCCGTCGAGGTGCCGGGGGCACGGCAGGGCGCTGTCGTACCCGACCAGGTGATCGAGACCGAGTTCGGTGGCGTCCAGGTCAGTCACGTCTGCCTCAATGACAACGTGGTCGAGGGGCTGCGGGCGAAGGACGTGCCCGCCTTCACCGTCCAGTACCACCCGGAGGCGGCGGCCGGCCCGCACGACGCGGACTACCTGTTCGACCGCTTCGCCGAACTCATCGAGGGGCGCACCGATGCCTAA
- a CDS encoding quinone-dependent dihydroorotate dehydrogenase gives MIFERVVRPGLFRIGGGDAEAAHEWTLRRLAGLSGRPAALAALRARYAVAAPRTVFGVEFPNPVGLAAGMDKNGVALSAWPALGFGFVEVGTVTAHPQPGNPRPRLFRLRDSEAVVNRMGFNNAGAEALAARLAALPRPLGVPLGISLGKSKVTPLDGAVADYQASYRALRGHGDYFAVNVSSPNTPGLRALQDRAHLDALLAALVGEKPVLVKIAPDLTEPAIAELLEVCLARGAAGVIATNTTLARDGLAPADRARGAEAGGLSGRPLADRARQVVGFVHRETGGRLPIVGVGGIVDPDGAARMFDAGASLVQLYTGFIYRGPALVRAAARASAAAPAPAGTASR, from the coding sequence GTGATCTTCGAGCGGGTGGTGCGGCCGGGGCTGTTCCGGATCGGGGGCGGGGACGCCGAGGCGGCGCACGAGTGGACGCTGCGCCGGCTGGCCGGCCTCTCCGGCCGGCCGGCGGCGCTGGCCGCGCTGCGCGCCCGGTACGCCGTCGCGGCGCCGCGCACGGTGTTCGGCGTCGAGTTCCCCAACCCGGTCGGGCTGGCCGCTGGGATGGACAAGAACGGCGTCGCGCTGTCCGCCTGGCCGGCGCTCGGCTTCGGCTTCGTGGAGGTCGGCACGGTCACCGCGCACCCGCAGCCGGGCAATCCCCGGCCCCGGCTGTTCCGGCTGCGCGACAGCGAGGCCGTGGTCAACCGGATGGGCTTCAACAACGCCGGCGCGGAGGCCCTCGCCGCCCGGCTGGCGGCGCTGCCCCGGCCGCTGGGCGTGCCGCTGGGCATCTCGCTGGGCAAGTCCAAGGTGACCCCGCTGGACGGGGCGGTGGCGGACTACCAGGCCTCCTACCGGGCGCTGCGCGGGCACGGTGACTACTTCGCTGTCAACGTCTCCTCGCCGAACACCCCCGGCCTGCGGGCGTTGCAGGACCGGGCGCACCTGGACGCGCTGCTCGCGGCGCTGGTGGGGGAGAAGCCGGTGCTGGTGAAGATCGCCCCGGACCTGACCGAGCCGGCCATCGCGGAGTTGCTGGAGGTCTGCCTGGCCCGGGGCGCCGCCGGGGTGATCGCCACCAACACCACCCTGGCCCGGGACGGGCTGGCCCCGGCGGATCGGGCGCGGGGCGCGGAGGCCGGCGGGCTCTCCGGCCGGCCGCTCGCCGACCGGGCCCGGCAGGTGGTCGGCTTCGTGCACCGCGAGACCGGTGGCCGGCTGCCGATCGTCGGCGTCGGCGGCATCGTCGACCCGGACGGCGCGGCCCGGATGTTCGACGCCGGCGCCAGCCTGGTCCAGCTCTACACCGGCTTCATCTACCGCGGCCCGGCCCTGGTCCGCGCCGCCGCCCGCGCGTCGGCCGCCGCCCCGGCCCCGGCCGGGACCGCGAGCCGGTGA
- the mihF gene encoding integration host factor, actinobacterial type, with protein sequence MPLPSLTPEQRAAALEKAAEIRKARAELKEQLKQGKTTLGAVLERAESDDVVGKLKVSAVLQAMPGIGKIRATQIMEKLKIADSRRLRGLGEQQRKALLGEFSAN encoded by the coding sequence GTGCCGCTCCCGTCACTGACCCCCGAGCAGCGCGCAGCCGCGCTCGAGAAGGCTGCGGAGATCCGCAAGGCCCGCGCTGAGCTGAAGGAGCAGCTCAAGCAGGGCAAGACCACCCTCGGAGCCGTCCTTGAGCGGGCCGAGTCCGACGACGTCGTCGGCAAGCTCAAGGTGTCCGCCGTCCTGCAGGCGATGCCGGGTATCGGCAAGATCCGGGCCACCCAGATCATGGAGAAGCTCAAGATCGCCGACAGCCGTCGCCTGCGCGGTCTCGGCGAGCAGCAGCGCAAGGCACTGCTTGGAGAGTTCTCCGCCAACTGA
- a CDS encoding adenosylmethionine--8-amino-7-oxononanoate transaminase: protein MTPEEILAGDRAHVWHPYAALPPASPPYVVEGAEGVRLRLADGRELVDGMSSWWAAIHGYRHPVLDAAVTDQLGRMSHVMFGGLTHAPAVRLAQTLVELAPDGLEHVFLCDSGSVSVEVAVKMCLQYQRATGRPERRRLGTWRGGYHGDTFHPMSVCDPEGGMHHLWGDVLPRQVFAPAPPGGFDTPPDPTYEAALVDAVERHAHELAAVIVEPVVQGAGGMRFHHPHYLRVLREVTREHGVLLVFDEIATGFGRTGTMFAAEHAGVAPDVMCVGKALTGGYLTLAAALCTSEIARGISAAGVLAHGPTFMGNPLACAVANASIGLLRAGDWAGQVARLQAGLRAGLEPLRGAPGVVDVRVLGGIGVVQLDHEVDLPAATVAAAERGVWLRPFRDLVYTMPPYVTDDADLARIAAGVAAAVAAG, encoded by the coding sequence GTGACACCCGAGGAGATCCTGGCCGGGGACCGGGCGCACGTGTGGCATCCGTATGCGGCGCTCCCGCCGGCCAGCCCGCCCTACGTGGTCGAGGGCGCGGAGGGGGTGCGGCTGCGGCTGGCGGACGGGCGGGAACTCGTCGACGGGATGTCGTCGTGGTGGGCGGCGATCCACGGCTACCGGCACCCGGTGCTGGACGCGGCGGTGACCGACCAGCTCGGCCGGATGAGCCACGTGATGTTCGGCGGGCTCACCCACGCCCCGGCGGTACGGCTGGCGCAGACCCTGGTCGAGCTGGCCCCGGACGGGTTGGAACACGTCTTCCTCTGCGACTCGGGCTCGGTGAGCGTCGAGGTCGCGGTGAAGATGTGCCTGCAGTACCAGCGGGCCACCGGCCGGCCGGAGCGCCGCCGGCTGGGCACCTGGCGGGGCGGCTACCACGGCGACACGTTCCACCCGATGAGCGTCTGCGACCCCGAGGGCGGCATGCACCACCTCTGGGGCGACGTGCTGCCCCGCCAGGTCTTCGCCCCAGCGCCGCCGGGGGGGTTCGACACCCCGCCCGACCCGACCTACGAGGCGGCGCTGGTCGACGCGGTCGAGCGGCACGCCCACGAACTGGCCGCGGTGATCGTCGAGCCGGTGGTCCAGGGCGCCGGCGGGATGCGCTTCCACCACCCGCACTACCTGCGGGTGCTGCGCGAGGTGACCCGGGAGCACGGGGTGCTGCTGGTCTTCGACGAGATCGCCACCGGCTTCGGCCGGACCGGCACCATGTTCGCCGCCGAGCACGCCGGGGTGGCGCCGGACGTGATGTGCGTGGGCAAGGCGCTCACCGGCGGCTACCTCACCCTGGCCGCCGCGCTGTGCACCTCGGAGATCGCCCGGGGCATCTCGGCGGCCGGCGTGCTGGCGCACGGCCCGACGTTCATGGGCAACCCGCTGGCCTGTGCGGTCGCCAACGCTTCCATCGGGCTGCTGCGGGCCGGAGACTGGGCGGGGCAGGTGGCGAGGCTCCAGGCGGGGCTGCGGGCCGGCCTGGAGCCGCTGCGCGGCGCGCCGGGGGTGGTTGACGTGCGGGTGCTGGGCGGGATCGGCGTGGTGCAACTGGACCACGAGGTGGACCTGCCCGCCGCCACCGTCGCCGCGGCGGAGCGGGGCGTCTGGCTGCGCCCGTTCCGCGACCTGGTCTACACCATGCCGCCGTACGTCACCGACGACGCCGACCTGGCCCGGATCGCGGCCGGCGTGGCGGCGGCGGTGGCGGCCGGCTGA
- a CDS encoding aspartate carbamoyltransferase catalytic subunit — translation MIRHLLSGGDLDAATATQILDTAAEMATVAGREVKKLPALRGRTVVNLFYEDSTRTRISFEAAAKRLSADVINFSAKGSSVAKGESLKDTALTLQAMGADAVVVRHPASGAAHRLANWVDGSVVNAGDGTHEHPTQALLDAYTMRARLGRLAGLSVAVVGDVLHSRVARSNVLLLSTLGAKVTLVGPPTLIPVDIAQALAPGTGVCYDLDTVLPTSDVVMMLRVQRERMNDSYFPSAREYARRYGLDGPRMRRLPEHAIVMHPGPMNRGMEITPEVADSPRSTIVEQVANGVSVRMAVLYLLLGGNNS, via the coding sequence GTGATCAGGCACCTGCTCTCCGGCGGCGACCTGGACGCCGCCACCGCCACCCAGATCCTGGACACCGCCGCCGAGATGGCCACCGTCGCCGGCCGCGAGGTCAAGAAGCTCCCCGCGTTGCGCGGCCGGACCGTGGTCAACCTCTTCTACGAGGACTCCACCCGGACCCGGATCTCGTTCGAGGCGGCGGCGAAGCGGCTCAGCGCCGACGTGATCAACTTTTCCGCCAAGGGGTCCAGCGTCGCCAAGGGCGAGAGCCTGAAGGACACCGCGCTGACCCTGCAGGCGATGGGCGCCGACGCGGTGGTGGTGCGCCACCCCGCCTCCGGCGCCGCGCACCGGCTCGCCAACTGGGTCGACGGCTCGGTGGTCAACGCCGGCGACGGCACCCACGAACACCCCACCCAGGCGCTGCTGGACGCGTACACCATGCGGGCCCGGCTGGGCCGGCTGGCCGGCCTGTCGGTCGCGGTGGTCGGGGACGTGCTGCACAGCCGGGTGGCCCGCTCCAACGTGCTGCTGCTGTCCACCCTCGGCGCCAAGGTGACCCTGGTCGGGCCGCCGACGCTGATCCCGGTCGACATCGCGCAGGCGCTCGCGCCCGGCACCGGGGTCTGCTACGACCTGGACACCGTGCTGCCCACCTCCGACGTGGTGATGATGCTGCGGGTGCAGCGCGAGCGCATGAACGACTCCTACTTCCCGTCCGCCCGCGAGTACGCCCGCCGCTACGGCCTGGACGGCCCGCGGATGCGCCGGCTGCCCGAGCACGCGATCGTCATGCACCCCGGCCCGATGAACCGGGGCATGGAGATCACGCCCGAGGTGGCCGACTCGCCCCGCTCCACCATCGTCGAACAGGTCGCCAACGGGGTCTCCGTCCGGATGGCCGTCCTCTACCTGCTGCTCGGGGGGAACAACTCATGA
- the carB gene encoding carbamoyl-phosphate synthase large subunit has product MPKRTDLKHVLVIGSGPIVIGQACEFDYSGTQACRVLRAEGIRVSLVNSNPATIMTDPEFADATYVEPITPEFVELVIAKERPDAILPTLGGQTALNTAVALHESGVLEKYGVELIGANIEAINRGEDRQLFKDIVAKAGVRLGVDDPAGLVPRSRVCHSMEEVEATVAELGLPVVIRPSFTMGGLGSGMAHTPEELARIAGAGLAASPVHEVLIEESVLGWKEYELELMRDRHDNVVVVCSIENLDPMGVHTGDSVTVAPAMTLTDREYQRLRDLGIAVLREVGVDTGGCNIQFAINPADGRIVVIEMNPRVSRSSALASKATGFPIAKIAAKLAIGYTLDEIPNDITLKTPAAFEPTLDYVVVKIPRFAFEKFPGADPELTTTMKSVGEAMSLGRNFTEALNKAMRSMETAAGGFWTRPDPAGATKENTLAALRMPHDGRLYTVERALRLGASIAEVATASGGIDPWFLDQIAALVELRAEIVAAPVLDADLLRRAKRAGLSDRQLAALRPELAAEDGVRTLRHRLDIRPVYKTVDTCAAEFAATTPYHYSSYDSETEVVGSARPKVMILGSGPNRIGQGIEFDYSCVHAVMALRTAPVAGAAGSGGAGFETVMVNCNPETVSTDYDTADRLYFEPLTFEDVLEVWHAEDASGKAAGGPGVIGVIVQLGGQTPLGLAQRLKNAGVPVVGTSPESIHLAEERGAFGAVLARAGLRAPAHGMATSYDEAKAIADEIGYPVLVRPSYVLGGRGMEIVYDDATLRDYIGRATAISPDHPVLVDRFLDDAIEIDVDALCDADGEVYLGGVMEHIEEAGIHSGDSSCALPPITLAGSHLAEVRRYTEAIARGIGVRGLLNVQYALKDDVLYVLEANPRASRTVPFVSKATAVPLAKAAARIALGATIAELRAEGLLPATGDGGTMPPDAPIAVKEAVLPFKRFRTPTGKGVDSLLGPEMKSTGEVMGIDTAFGHAFAKSQSAAYGSLPTGGKIFVSVANRDKRGMIFPIKRLADLGFEIVATTGTAEVLRRHGIACEQIRKHYEAGAGEDAVSLIVGGDVALVINTPQGSGASARSDGYEIRSAAVTADIPCITTVPGAAAAVMGIEARIRGDMQVRPLQELHAALRAEQ; this is encoded by the coding sequence ATGCCTAAGCGGACCGATCTCAAGCACGTCCTGGTGATCGGCTCCGGGCCGATCGTGATCGGGCAGGCCTGCGAGTTCGACTACTCCGGCACCCAGGCCTGCCGGGTGCTGCGCGCCGAGGGCATCCGGGTCAGCCTGGTCAACTCGAACCCGGCGACGATCATGACCGACCCGGAGTTCGCCGACGCCACGTACGTCGAGCCGATCACCCCGGAGTTCGTCGAGCTGGTGATCGCCAAGGAGCGGCCGGACGCGATCCTGCCCACCCTGGGCGGGCAGACCGCGTTGAACACGGCGGTCGCCCTGCACGAGTCCGGCGTGCTGGAGAAGTACGGCGTCGAGCTGATCGGCGCGAACATCGAGGCGATCAACCGCGGCGAGGACCGGCAGCTGTTCAAGGACATCGTGGCCAAGGCCGGGGTCCGGCTGGGCGTCGACGACCCGGCCGGGCTGGTGCCCCGGTCCCGGGTCTGCCACTCGATGGAAGAGGTCGAGGCGACCGTCGCCGAGCTGGGCCTGCCGGTGGTGATCCGGCCGTCGTTCACCATGGGCGGCCTCGGCTCCGGCATGGCGCACACCCCGGAGGAGCTGGCCCGGATCGCCGGGGCCGGCCTGGCCGCGAGCCCGGTGCACGAGGTGCTCATCGAGGAGAGCGTGCTCGGCTGGAAGGAGTACGAGCTCGAACTGATGCGTGACCGCCACGACAACGTGGTGGTGGTCTGCTCGATCGAGAACCTGGACCCGATGGGCGTGCACACCGGCGACAGCGTCACCGTCGCCCCGGCGATGACGCTGACCGACCGGGAGTACCAGCGCCTGCGCGACCTGGGCATCGCGGTGCTGCGCGAGGTCGGGGTGGACACCGGCGGCTGCAACATCCAGTTCGCGATCAACCCGGCCGACGGGCGGATCGTGGTGATCGAGATGAACCCGCGGGTGTCCCGCTCCTCGGCGCTGGCGTCCAAGGCGACCGGCTTCCCGATCGCGAAGATCGCCGCGAAGCTGGCCATCGGCTACACCCTGGACGAGATCCCCAACGACATCACCCTGAAGACCCCGGCGGCGTTCGAGCCGACGCTGGACTACGTGGTGGTGAAGATCCCGCGGTTCGCGTTCGAGAAGTTCCCCGGCGCCGACCCGGAGCTGACCACCACCATGAAGTCGGTCGGCGAGGCGATGAGCCTGGGCCGCAACTTCACCGAGGCGCTGAACAAGGCGATGCGCTCGATGGAGACCGCGGCGGGCGGGTTCTGGACCCGGCCCGACCCGGCCGGTGCGACGAAGGAGAACACCCTCGCCGCGCTGCGGATGCCGCACGACGGCCGGCTCTACACGGTCGAGCGGGCGCTGCGGCTGGGCGCGTCGATCGCCGAGGTCGCCACCGCCTCCGGCGGCATCGACCCGTGGTTCCTGGACCAGATCGCCGCCCTGGTCGAGCTGCGCGCCGAGATCGTCGCCGCGCCGGTGCTCGACGCCGACCTGCTGCGCCGGGCGAAGCGGGCCGGGCTGTCCGACCGGCAGCTGGCGGCGCTGCGTCCGGAACTGGCGGCCGAGGACGGGGTACGCACACTGCGGCACCGGCTCGACATCCGGCCGGTCTACAAGACGGTGGACACCTGCGCGGCCGAGTTCGCCGCCACCACGCCCTACCACTACTCCTCGTACGACTCCGAGACCGAGGTGGTCGGCTCGGCCCGGCCCAAGGTGATGATCCTCGGCTCCGGGCCGAACCGGATCGGGCAGGGCATCGAGTTCGACTACTCCTGTGTGCACGCGGTGATGGCGCTGCGTACCGCGCCGGTCGCCGGCGCGGCCGGGTCCGGCGGCGCCGGCTTCGAGACCGTGATGGTCAACTGCAACCCGGAGACCGTCTCCACCGACTACGACACCGCCGACCGGCTCTACTTCGAGCCGCTCACCTTCGAGGACGTGCTGGAGGTCTGGCACGCCGAGGACGCCTCCGGCAAGGCGGCCGGCGGTCCGGGCGTGATCGGGGTGATCGTGCAGCTCGGCGGGCAGACCCCGCTCGGGTTGGCGCAGCGGCTGAAGAACGCCGGGGTGCCGGTGGTCGGCACCTCCCCGGAGTCGATCCACCTGGCCGAGGAGCGGGGCGCGTTCGGCGCGGTGCTGGCCCGGGCCGGGCTGCGCGCTCCGGCGCACGGCATGGCCACCTCGTACGACGAGGCGAAGGCGATCGCCGACGAGATCGGCTACCCGGTGCTGGTGCGCCCGTCGTACGTGCTGGGCGGCCGGGGCATGGAGATCGTCTACGACGACGCCACGCTGCGCGACTACATCGGCCGGGCCACCGCGATTTCGCCGGACCATCCGGTGCTGGTGGACCGCTTCCTCGACGACGCCATCGAGATCGACGTGGACGCGCTCTGCGACGCCGACGGCGAGGTCTACCTCGGCGGGGTGATGGAGCACATCGAGGAGGCCGGCATCCACTCCGGCGACTCGTCCTGCGCGCTGCCGCCGATCACCCTGGCCGGCTCGCACCTGGCCGAGGTGCGCCGGTACACCGAGGCGATCGCCCGGGGGATCGGCGTACGCGGCCTGCTCAACGTCCAGTACGCGCTCAAGGACGACGTGCTCTACGTGCTGGAGGCGAACCCGCGGGCGTCCCGGACGGTGCCGTTCGTCTCGAAGGCCACCGCGGTGCCGCTGGCCAAGGCGGCGGCCCGGATCGCGCTCGGTGCCACCATCGCCGAACTGCGCGCCGAGGGGCTGCTCCCGGCCACCGGGGACGGCGGAACGATGCCGCCGGACGCCCCGATCGCGGTGAAGGAGGCGGTGCTGCCGTTCAAGCGGTTCCGCACCCCCACCGGCAAGGGGGTGGACTCGCTGCTCGGCCCGGAGATGAAGTCGACCGGCGAGGTGATGGGCATCGACACCGCCTTCGGGCACGCCTTCGCCAAGAGCCAGTCCGCCGCGTACGGCTCGCTGCCGACCGGCGGGAAGATCTTCGTCTCGGTGGCCAACCGGGACAAGCGCGGCATGATCTTCCCGATCAAGCGCCTGGCCGACCTGGGCTTCGAGATCGTCGCCACCACCGGCACCGCCGAGGTGCTGCGCCGGCACGGCATCGCCTGCGAGCAGATCCGCAAGCACTACGAGGCGGGCGCGGGCGAGGACGCGGTGTCGCTGATCGTCGGCGGTGACGTGGCACTGGTGATCAATACGCCGCAGGGTTCCGGCGCCAGCGCCCGCTCGGACGGCTACGAGATCCGCAGCGCGGCGGTCACCGCCGACATCCCGTGCATCACCACGGTGCCCGGCGCGGCCGCCGCGGTGATGGGCATCGAGGCGCGGATCCGCGGCGACATGCAGGTCCGCCCGCTCCAGGAGCTGCACGCCGCCCTGCGGGCCGAGCAGTGA
- a CDS encoding dihydroorotase: protein MTAYLVKGVSVVGAAPTDLLIRDGVVAEVGAGLTAAGATVLDATGLVALPGLVDLHTHLREPGREDAETVESGSRAAALGGYTAVCAMANTSPVADTAGVVEQVWRLGREAGLVDVQPIGAVTVGLAGERLAELGAMADSAARVRIFSDDGHCVADPKLMRRALEYVKAFDGIIAQHAEEPRLTEGAQMHEGEVSTRLGLTGWPAVAEEAIIARDVLLAEHVGSRLHVCHVSTAGSVEVLRQAKARGVRVTAEVTPHHLLLTDERAATYDPVYKVNPPLRTAADIAALRAALVDGVIDIVATDHAPHAVEDKECEWAYARPGMLGLETALSIALDVLGPEWDLIAERMSRTPARIAGLEGHGLDPAPGVPANLTLVDPAARRVIEPAELASRSRNTPYARMTLPGRIVATFLRGEPTVLDGKAVK from the coding sequence ATGACCGCGTACCTGGTCAAGGGGGTCAGCGTGGTGGGGGCCGCGCCGACCGACCTGCTGATCCGCGACGGCGTCGTGGCCGAGGTCGGCGCCGGCCTGACCGCCGCCGGCGCCACCGTGCTCGACGCCACCGGCCTGGTGGCCCTGCCCGGCCTGGTCGACCTGCACACCCACCTGCGCGAGCCGGGCCGGGAGGACGCCGAGACCGTCGAGTCCGGCTCGCGGGCCGCCGCCCTGGGCGGCTACACGGCGGTCTGCGCGATGGCCAACACCTCGCCAGTGGCCGACACCGCCGGCGTGGTCGAACAGGTCTGGCGGCTCGGCCGGGAGGCCGGGCTGGTCGACGTGCAGCCGATCGGCGCGGTCACCGTCGGGCTGGCCGGCGAGCGGCTGGCCGAACTCGGCGCGATGGCCGACTCGGCGGCCCGGGTGCGGATCTTCTCCGACGACGGGCACTGCGTGGCCGACCCGAAGCTGATGCGCCGGGCGCTGGAGTACGTCAAGGCGTTCGACGGGATCATCGCCCAGCACGCCGAGGAGCCCCGGCTCACCGAGGGCGCGCAGATGCACGAGGGTGAGGTCTCCACCCGGCTCGGGCTGACCGGCTGGCCGGCGGTCGCCGAGGAGGCGATCATCGCCCGGGACGTGCTGCTGGCCGAGCACGTCGGCAGCCGGCTGCACGTCTGCCACGTCTCCACCGCCGGCAGCGTCGAGGTGCTCCGGCAGGCCAAGGCCCGCGGGGTCCGGGTCACCGCCGAGGTGACCCCGCACCACCTGCTGCTCACCGACGAGCGGGCGGCGACCTACGACCCGGTCTACAAGGTCAACCCGCCGCTGCGCACCGCCGCCGACATTGCCGCGCTGCGCGCCGCGCTGGTCGACGGCGTGATCGACATCGTCGCCACCGACCACGCCCCGCACGCGGTGGAGGACAAGGAGTGCGAGTGGGCGTACGCCCGGCCGGGCATGCTCGGCCTGGAGACGGCGCTGTCCATCGCGCTCGACGTGCTCGGCCCCGAGTGGGACCTGATCGCCGAGCGGATGTCCCGCACCCCGGCCCGGATCGCCGGGCTGGAGGGGCACGGCCTCGACCCGGCGCCCGGCGTGCCGGCCAACCTGACCCTGGTCGACCCGGCCGCCCGCCGGGTGATCGAGCCGGCCGAGCTGGCCAGCCGCAGTCGCAACACCCCGTACGCCCGCATGACGCTGCCGGGTCGCATCGTGGCGACCTTCCTGCGCGGCGAGCCGACGGTCCTGGACGGAAAGGCTGTCAAGTGA